In the genome of Nycticebus coucang isolate mNycCou1 chromosome 12, mNycCou1.pri, whole genome shotgun sequence, one region contains:
- the MOSPD3 gene encoding motile sperm domain-containing protein 3 isoform X2, producing MRRGAPQDQELVGPRAPGRGSRGAPSSLGTIVPVLVFPPDLVFRADQRSGPRQLLTLYNPTGTALRFRVLCTAPAKYRVFDAEGYVKPQSCIDIHYDVQDRFRIELSEEGAEARVVGRKDITSVLRAPASPLELQGHLDPTPHPGPPAGTAPPTARHFQENSHQQLATSSFLLFLLTGIISVAFLLLPLHDELGSQLPRVLHVSLGQKLVAAYVLGLLTMVFLRT from the exons ATGCGCCGTGGGGCGCCCCAGGACCAAGAGCTGGTGGGCCCAAGGGCCCCTGGCCGGGGGTCCCGGGGCGCCCCTTCTTCTTTGGGAACCATTGTCCCGGTCCTTGTCTTTCCCCCGGATCTAGTATTTAGGGCAGACCAGCGGAGCGGTCCCCGGCAGCTGTTGACTCTCTATAACCCCACAGGAACTGCACTTCGTTTCCGAG TTCTGTGCACAGCACCTGCCAAATACAGGGTGTTTGACGCAGAAGGATATGTGAAGCCTCAATCCTGCATTGACAT CCACTATGATGTCCAGGACCGCTTCCGCATTGAGCTGTCTGAGGAGGGCGCTGAGGCCCGAGTGGTGGGACGAAAAGACATCACCTCAGTTCTGAGAGCCCCAGCATCCCCCCTTGAGCTTCAAGGACATCTGGATCCAACACCCCACCCAGGGCCTCCTGCTGGGACAGCACCACCCACAGCCAGACACTTCCAGGAGA ACTCCCACCAGCAACTGGCCACTAGCTCCTTCCTCCTGTTCTTGCTGACGGGGATCATCTCTGTGGCCTTCCTACTGCTTCCACTTCATGATGAACTTGGCAGCCAACTGCCTCGAGTCCTGCACGTCTCCCTGGGACAGAAGTTGGTGGCAGCCTACGTGTTAG GCCTCCTAACCATGGTGTTTCTCCGGACCTGA
- the PCOLCE gene encoding procollagen C-endopeptidase enhancer 1: protein MLPATTASLLGPLLTAWALLPFAQGQTPNYTRPVFLCGGDVTGESGYVASESFPNLYPPNKECIWTVTVPEGQTVSLSFRVFDLELHPACRYDALEVFAGSGTSGQRLGRFCGTFRPAPLVAPGNQVTLRMTSDEGTGGRGFLLWYSGRATSGTEHQFCGGRLEKAQGTLTTPNWPESDYPPGISCSWHIIAPPDQVIALTFEKFDLEPDTYCRYDSVSVFNGAVSDDAKRLGKFCGDAVPGPISSEGNELLVQFVSDLSVTADGFSASYRILPLGSAEGTARNPGEEAPLLGPSTKPETGPKVKTPTKPRLPPAEKSEATPVGSDTLSVSCPKQCRRTGTLQSNFCASNLVVTATVKSMVRGPGEGLTVTVSLIGVYKTGGLDLPSPPTETSLKFYLPCKQCPSMKKGASYLLMGQVEENRGPVLPPESFVVLYRPNQDQILTNLSKRKCPSQPAPASESQF, encoded by the exons ATGCTGCCTGCTACCACAGCCTCCCTCTTGGGGCCCCTTCTCACTGCATGGGCCCTGCTCCCTTTCGCTCAGGGCCAGACCCCCAACTACACCAG ACCCGTGTTCCTGTGCGGAGGGGATGTGACTGGGGAGTCAGGTTACGTGGCAAGTGAGAGTTTCCCCAACCTCTACCCCCCCAACAAGGAGTGCATCTGGACAGTGACG GTCCCTGAGGGCCAAACTGTGTCCCTCTCCTTTCGAGTCTTCGACCTGGAGCTGCACCCCGCCTGCCGTTACGATGCTCTAGAAGTCTTTGCTGGGTCTGGAACCTCAGGCCAGCGGCTCGGACGCTTCTGCGGGACCTTCCGGCCAGCGCCCTTAGTTGCTCCTGGCAACCAAGTGACTCTGAGGATGACGTCGGACGAGGGCACTGGAGGACGGGGCTTCCTGCTCTGGTACAGCGGGCGGGCCACCTCAGGCACTG agCACCAATTTTGCGGGGGGCGGCTGGAGAAGGCCCAGGGAACCCTGACCACGCCCAACTGGCCCGAGTCCGATTACCCCCCGGGCATCAGCTGTTCCTGGCACATCATCGCACCCCCAGACCAG GTCATCGCACTAACTTTCGAGAAATTTGACCTGGAGCCCGACACCTACTGCCGCTACGACTCAGTCAGCGTATTCAATGgagctgtgagcgatgatgccaaGAGGCTGGGAAAGTTCTGCGGCGACGCGGTCCCAGG CCCCATCTCCTCCGAAGGAAACGAACTCCTCGTGCAGTTCGTCTCCGATCTCAGCGTTACCGCCGACGGCTTCTCAGCCTCCTACAGGATCCTACCGCTGGGCTCTGCCGAAGGGACAGCCCGGAACCCAGGAGAGGAAGCCCCACTCCTTGGCCCTAGCACTAAACCAGAAACTGGGCCCAAAGTCAAGACACCCACCAAGCCCCGACTCCCACCTGCAGAGAAATCAGAGGCAACTCCAGTAGGCTCTG ATACACTCAGTGTCTCCTGCCCAAAGCAGTGCCGGCGGACAGGCACCTTGCAGAGCAACTTCTGTGCCAGCAACCTAG TGGTCACTGCCACAGTGAAGTCCATGGTCCGGGGCCCAGGGGAGGGCCTCACTGTCACTGTCAGTCTCATTGGCGTTTACAAAACCGGAGGACTAGACCTGCCCTCTCCACCCACTGAAACCTCCCTGAAGTTTTACCTGCCTTGCAAGCAGTGCCCCTCCATGAAGAAAG gaGCCAGTTATCTGCTAATGGGCCAGGTGGAAGAGAACAGAGGTCCCGTCCTTCCTCCAGAAAGTTTCGTGGTTCTCTATCGGCCCAATCAAGACCAAATCCtcaccaacctaagcaagaggaaGTGCCCCTCCCAACCAGCACCAGCTTCTGAGTCCCAGTTCTGA
- the MOSPD3 gene encoding motile sperm domain-containing protein 3 isoform X1 — translation MRRGAPQDQELVGPRAPGRGSRGAPSSLGTIVPVLVFPPDLVFRADQRSGPRQLLTLYNPTGTALRFRVLCTAPAKYRVFDAEGYVKPQSCIDIVIRHVAPIPSHYDVQDRFRIELSEEGAEARVVGRKDITSVLRAPASPLELQGHLDPTPHPGPPAGTAPPTARHFQENSHQQLATSSFLLFLLTGIISVAFLLLPLHDELGSQLPRVLHVSLGQKLVAAYVLGLLTMVFLRT, via the exons ATGCGCCGTGGGGCGCCCCAGGACCAAGAGCTGGTGGGCCCAAGGGCCCCTGGCCGGGGGTCCCGGGGCGCCCCTTCTTCTTTGGGAACCATTGTCCCGGTCCTTGTCTTTCCCCCGGATCTAGTATTTAGGGCAGACCAGCGGAGCGGTCCCCGGCAGCTGTTGACTCTCTATAACCCCACAGGAACTGCACTTCGTTTCCGAG TTCTGTGCACAGCACCTGCCAAATACAGGGTGTTTGACGCAGAAGGATATGTGAAGCCTCAATCCTGCATTGACAT TGTGATTCGCCATGTGGCTCCCATTCCCAGCCACTATGATGTCCAGGACCGCTTCCGCATTGAGCTGTCTGAGGAGGGCGCTGAGGCCCGAGTGGTGGGACGAAAAGACATCACCTCAGTTCTGAGAGCCCCAGCATCCCCCCTTGAGCTTCAAGGACATCTGGATCCAACACCCCACCCAGGGCCTCCTGCTGGGACAGCACCACCCACAGCCAGACACTTCCAGGAGA ACTCCCACCAGCAACTGGCCACTAGCTCCTTCCTCCTGTTCTTGCTGACGGGGATCATCTCTGTGGCCTTCCTACTGCTTCCACTTCATGATGAACTTGGCAGCCAACTGCCTCGAGTCCTGCACGTCTCCCTGGGACAGAAGTTGGTGGCAGCCTACGTGTTAG GCCTCCTAACCATGGTGTTTCTCCGGACCTGA